AAACGGGGAGCAATCAAGCAGACTTACTATAGAAGGCAAAACATTGACGTAATGAAGGTTTTGCGTGGCCAGCTTCAGCTTCTCATCTATGGGGCCACCATCAACTAGAAGTAGTTTTTTAGTATTCTCCATTCCATTGACATACTTCACGATGTTCTTCGTCTTATGTGTAGTGACGTCCAAATTATCAAATATCAGAAGCTGCGAGCCACAAAATTCCCACAAAATGAGGTTTCAGAAGCAAATGGAAGGAAAATATCATGAGTTAGGATGTGCACGTGAGCTAAACCATTTTAGAAAATAATCCATACAGCTAAAatgatagaaagaaaaaaaacacctGCCTTTCCTTCTGCAGCACGAGCTGAAAGAGCAATCTTCAAACCCAAGCGACGAACTTTCTTATTAAGCTTAAAAGCATGACTTCGCGGTTTAGGGCCATGCATAGCTGCACCACCTCTGAACTATAATCATCATCCAGTACATTAGCAACTATTGTCTAATAACTTTGGTAATAATATTATGAACGTTATTCAAAGCAAAATCTTAGCTACCTGAGGACCACGAAGTGTTCCATGCCTTGCTCTGCCAGTACCTTTTTGATTCCATGGCTTTCTCCCTGTTCCACTAACCTCACTAATTGTTTTTGTCGAATGTGTTCCCTGTCATCACTCGAGATGCTTAGTATTTAATAATCACTTCTAAGAACTTACCCAAAACCCACATCTTGCAGATTAACTAACTTCTAAGCGTATAATGACACTCAATATAATAGATTAACTACCTTCTAAACATCTTAATGATAATTACAAAACTCCTCAGAGATTAATCGAAGTGTGCGTAAGCTGATCaagacttatatatatatacacatacaattCTCTTTTCCAAAAAATTGGTTCCTTCAACAGGACcaatattttaatgaaattacaAATGGATTTGTCTCCTTTGTTGTACAAGCATATTAGTttcatttaaaaacaaattaaaatgcAAGATCGACAGTCACTATGTGGCGATTCCTCATAATATCATCCTCTGGTGCAAATAATTAaggaaatatattaaattattaatcaaataaatagaaAGGAACAAAAATAGATActcataaagaaaaataaatcccTTAATAGACACTATTTCTATCCGATCAGTCTCTAGTCTCAAACTGTGCATCAGGAGACAACAACTAATACCTGCTGTCTCTTTGCGAGCTGCCATCTAACAACCCGATGAATGATGTCCTTCCTGATTGGAACGTCAAAAACATCTCCAGCCAAGACCATAAAGCCTTTGTCTTCATTTTGAAAGTTTGTCACGGGAATCATCAGGTCTTGAAGAAGTCCTAACAATGCAACATAATTTATTTACCACAAAAGCGATCCAACCACAAAAGTGTTCCATATGCCAATTCTTATCACCATAAGAGTAGAACAGAATATTGCCTACAATCTTATGGAGGATGCAAAATGAGGAAAAACATTGCTACCTATCTTGCGCTCTTCTAATACCACCGGCTTAGCGGACAGTAAGTGAGAAGGAAATGCAGCATTGCTGGACTCAGGAGTCAAAATTGAGCTGCAAAACCCTCGGGAGGCAAGAAAGGATCCAGCCTGTTTTCATACACAATGATCAGACAAATAAATGTGGATGTGTAAcgatagaaaaagaaatgacgTGCATTAGATATCAAGATGTGCTTTTAATCCACATTCTACAAACTTCAACATCATGTCCCTTGAGTAAAGAAGTTAGAACTTGAACAGAGAGATTGCATTTGGCGAGAGAGTACCTTCAAAAGGGTAGAACAGCCCGCAAACACAGAGCTACTCCCATTAACACGACCATAAATTTCTACTCAAACATATGATAAAAGTTAATGAATTAGATGAAAGCATCCGTACgtcgaagaaaaaaaaaaattgcacaatgaaattttattgaaataaggTGGGAATGAGAATGCGTTACCATGGGAATTATAAAATGACTGACTCATAGTACACAAAGAATTACATTGCCCAAATGTTGACAAGGACTCCATAGAGCGCAACAGTCTTCTCGACACTGAGATTGCCATATTAACAGCGTACCACTAAAAGAATCGGTGGAGTGGTTATGCAACAATCAGACAGCTACCTAGTCATCTACAAGAGTAAGTTCTCTAAAAGTTTAGCAATATACCTCACAATCTAGTTCCATGATAAAAACTATATcgaaactaataataataataaagatcaCGTACCGCTGTTTGAACCCCTGAATTTGGAATATTGCACGTGTTAGGAatggataaaaataaatatatatattaagatgAGTTGTGATTTGAAGTCTTGTTTGTTTGAAAACAAATTTCGGATTTGACAGGATTTTTCATGTTATACTTCAGAAATCTGTTTCTAATTCTACCACATAAGAGATTACTTCAGAAATCTGTTCCTAATTCTACCACATAAGagagatttttcttttaaatttacacTGGTTCATATGCAAAAGCCTTCCTATACCAACTCAAAAATCATTCGATCGAACTCAAACTCAAagttagttttcaattttgtttgcccattatattttccttatttttcttaatctataacaataatttaaatcttgaactaGGTGAGTTTTCTTTTGGCCTTGTTCATCTTTTTTCACTCAATATTTACGGATTCGAATAATAGTGATATGTTTCTTTGTTCCTTTCAATACATTAATTCGATCTTTTTTTCATTCTAATTTGTGATTTATGAATTCctagttttatattttcaattagaCTAGTTGCACATTAATGATGCGGATAAACAAAAATAACCcaatgaaacaaaataaaagagatTAAAAACCTTGAGGATCTGAAATAAGAACAGTGGCGGCGCAATATCAACAACGGCAAGGTTCTGAACGACTTTGTTTCggagagaaaggaaaagagagagaagaaactCTGATAGCTCGAAGAGCGAAAGAGGGTGAGAGGGAGAGGCGGCGGGGCTTTGGTCGAAAAATGAGAGAGCAGCGTGCGGCGGCGGCAACAGCTGAGACGGCGGCCGGAAGGAGCGGCGCTGCTGTGGCTGGTAATGTGAGGATGCGCAGAGCTTTACGAGGGAGACGCAGAACAAAAAGAGATGCGGAAACCGAAGGCATTAACAGGCCAGACAGGATGCAGAGACCACAATTTGGGCCACCTTCGTTCTTCTTCGGGAATTCAAACTCCAAATCTGGGCCGTTCTTCGTGGTGTGCTGTGAACACTTTTACAGACCTTTTCCGGATTCTTCGAAAACGAAGCCTTCAAGCCCAAATCGGGAGAAATAGAGAGAGATGGCTCGAAGCCGAAATAGCCTCCTTGTATTGCtatttgttaagaaaaataatGGTACAAAAATCATGTAAATTGTAACACCccaattattttgtaattaagctTTAATTTATGTTGGACGATAAATTAGAATGTATttgactaaattaaaatataatttaattatttagaattaaatgaatttaattttggacttGCAATGAAGATTTGATTATTTATGGAGTTAATTCTATTTGTTTTGTTGgaagatttaaaatattttggtgtgggatttggaatttaaaaaggaaaagaaaaaagggttgattattattttttggcaagtagggagagaaaaaaaaaaaagaaaagtgaagCCCTCCCCCCCGAAGGAAACCCTTGTCGTCGCCGCTGCTCACCCTCAAGCCGACGCCGTCAGCCATCGCGTTTGGGTCTTTACCGAACGCCGACAACCCCTCGTCCATGCTGTTCTTGAAACTCGGCTGCGCGAGTCGTCAGCCTCGTCGTCCGTCAATCGTAGCCCACGTACACCTCTCCCCTCGCCAACAGCTCGCGCCGCCGCTCGCCCCTTCGCCAGTCGACGCGCCGTTTTCCATATCTGAGCCCGCCGCTCGACGCCTGTCGTCGCCTGCTATCGTGGATTGTTGTGTTATGCCAGAATTTTGGAGTTAAAAGGTAAGTTCTTAGTGGATTTTGACAATGAGTTTTAGATATCTTGGTTATCCATTAAGTTTTGATATCGTTTGGTTAACGTTCAGTACAATCGGAGTTTGGATTGAAGATTGGATCATTCCAAGTTGTTCAGCATTACAAGGATTGATTTTTGAAGGATTTTTGATAAGTTTTACGATGTTTTATGAGTTTTCTTTAAAGGTTTTGATTACCCGTTTAGTTCGGCTTGAATTTAAGGTTACCCATAATGTGAATGCATGATTTTAGACCGTGGTTGCTAAATTAAATTTGGCAATGTATGTTTTAGGATTGATTCAAGTTTTCCAAAGACTTTAAGAAAGATTAATTTCGTGGACTAATATTCGTGACCAAATTTGAGCTAAGTGGTACTATTACCAGTGTCTTCGTGTTAGGCGGCCTAGATTAAATCTAATTAatagaagcatgattttgtctTTGTGATATACTTGTTGCAGGACAGTTatgagtattatgagcatgtttgaACTTCCATATTATGAGTATTATGAACATGTTTGAATTTCCATATTatgagtattatgagcatgtttgaACTTCCATATTatgagtattatgagcatgtttgaACTTCCATATTatgagtattatgagcatgtttgaACTTTCATATTatgagtattatgagcatgtttgaACTTCCATATTatgagtattatgagcatgtttaaACCAggtgggtttcatgacatacttTTGCATAACTTCTTAAGGTTCAATCTCcagctgcaaacttctccaaattttgttgcataccacctcaagatcttcctcactattccattagattgagttgtgggactcaaaacaactTAATCAAGGGTTTTTTAAAAtgctcacagcagcaatctagttgaagaacaccttcttcaccacaaattttcaactaaaattctaTCAATTGCCTCTCCCAAAATCACTTtgatctcttcaatatattgcagaccatcatgcaaggaagataGTTGCATAGGTTACagttcatgcttggagtaaatgaagaggAGGAAATGGTGTTTGTGTTagcaagtagaagatggatgttaccaacttttcaatttaaaatcaattttgaatttaaaattggaaaaaaaagttaatgttattaaaattaattttttaaattaatttttaaataatactaattaatttaatattaaatattaaattaatttttacatatattcatcttcatatatttaaatcatatttaaatatctgttttacctcTGAGATTACTTCTTATTCttatgaacaattggtttgtgattcaatcactaaaccaaaactccagcccagtgaaagggtggggtcccttgttaaAACCTGGATTCGGTATTTGagagaacaacttttctctcaTCCATAAATCGAGTAgcgtgaatttcatcttgcaccctatgtccccagctatctatttagtcatacccttgaaatggaaggcttattgagccgacgctgttgagttAACCTTCACCtgtgcaaatctaaagataatctcaaataaacaggagctTATAGTTAgctaggattaagatcgagttgcctaggtcatttaagtgaaatagtcagtcttatacaataaACGACATTACAAAGtaaaaatgacttatttcttggtacgatcttatgcaaactcattgcatagaatgcccctACTCCTCAaatcataacatgtatgaattagatcacttcgtatgtagcattttacaccttttaggccgcatccaatagcgttatcagaataaggtacccaaccttatacATAtaccataaatcattttgactatttgcTCGAATCTGATccctcttatgtctccatacaaagttcaagtactcgtgTAATAAtcatgagtcttagtttattggatttaaactttcatgtatacaatttataaaatcaataataagtttatttaactatagaaaatatttatcattttacaaactgcgagtttttaggacataaaacccaacaatactcccacttggactaaaactcccgtggatcaatatatacaaaatatacaatgttaagtttacatggagagaataaaatgtacaaatacaataaattagggcattacaatatccataaattctcccacttgccctagtgatacaaaactcgtagacctagtcttactaggcaaccctcgaacactttagcccatagggcctttgtaaagggatcagctaagttgtctggTGGAGCAATTTGGGTGACAAttacgtctcctctgtgtacaatctccctgatgagatggtacttccactcaatatgctttcctcttttatggcttcgtgttcctttaaatttgcaattgctccactgttgtcacaatagagagtgacaaacatgtgcatattaggaactacttccagatctgtaAGGAAATTTCTAAGCCACACTTCTTCCTTTGCTGcatcacttgcagctacatactcagcttttTTTGTGGAGTCagtaatacaactttgcttaatgcttttCCACACAACTgttcctccatttagagtgaatactgatcccaAAGTTGATTttctcgaatcaatatcggCCTGGAagtcagaattagtgtatccagtaaggatcagattcttagcaccatacacaagcatataatctctcgttctccgaaaatacttgagaatattcttaacaacagtccaatgatcatatccaggattggactgaaatctgctgactattcctacggtatagcatatatcgggacgagtacacaacattgcatatattaaactccctactactgatgcattatggaattcgattcatcttctcaaccccttgaggtgtcttaggactctgttccttagacaggtgaattccatgtctgaaaggtaacacTCCTTActtggaatttttcattttatatctagacaatatcttgtcgatataagatgcttgagataatgttaatgttttgttcttgctatttcgaactatttggatttcaagaacatactgtgcttctcccaaatctttcatttggaatttcgaagccaaccatctcttaacgttaGCTAGAACTTCTACATCATTCCCagtgagtagaatatcatcaacatacaacaccagaaaaacaatagttttgttaacgattttcttgtacacacaaggttcatcaacattttgttcaaagccataatatttgatcgtagtgtcaaatctcatattccaggatctagaagcttatttcaacccataaatggattgattaagtttgcaaaccttttgctcttaatcctgctgtataaacccttctggttgagatatatagatactctcttcaagatagccattcagaaaagttgttttgacatccatttgccatatttcataattataaaatgtagctatagataaaagtattctaattgactttatcatgacAACCGGAGAGAAAATTTCTTTATAGTCTagcccctctctttgggtaaactaTTTTGCCACAAAtcttgctttgtaggtctataccttaccaacttggtctcgttttctcttgtagatccatttgcaacagatgggttttaccccttcaggttgatctacaagatcccagacataattgaaatacataaaTTCCATTCCAAGGTCTATGGCTTTAATTCATTGGTCTTTATCTACATCATTAATTGCTTGGTTAAAAGATATTGGATCctttaaaccatcatctggtatgatgacttgagcttcagtcaaacccatgtaccagtcaggctgttgcacaaccctcccactacgacgaggcattcttaactcttgagaaggatgtgaattcctagtttcatcaacaactcttgttgatgaacctgctttatcaacaactcttattgatggacctactttatcaacaactcttgttgatatatttgtcgtttctctggacatttcttctattactagcttactacgaggttgataATTCTTCATAcgatcttcctctaggaaggttgcatttgtcgatacaagtACCTTGTCTCCCTAAGGAtcgtaaaagaaaccaccttttgtttctttcgggtagcctacaaataggtatacttttgaacgacattccaattttttaggattttgcaccaacacatgtgttaggtaaccccaaattctgaagtgacgtaaatttcctttacatcctctccagagctcgtaaggtgattcagaaacactttttgaggaaactatgttcaaaatatacactgcagtttCAAGTATATGTCCCtagaaagaatttggtaactgagcgtaactcatcatggaacgaaccatggccaacaaggttctgttccAATCTCGAAATACTCACTGATGatattgattatatatataaatcaaatttgcaTAGTGACAAAATTCTATACTATAAGAATTCATAGAAATGGCAAAGGCGTGGTTGAGCCCTGTCCGTTAGAGGCAGAGAAAGTCGATGCGGCCGCCATGGCCCAAACGAAAGTCAAAAGACCTCTTCTGTTCTGGTATTTCATCCATCGGTTGTTCAATCAGTCATTCCAGCAACCCTAGTTGCCATCTCTATATCTGGTTTACTTGTCTCAGCCGTGTATAGAGAATTCCTTGATCATTTCCTTGGCTTTCCTTTCTGCCACACtgttttgttgaggtgtgtcaggggctgtgagttgagactagATTCCATGtgctatcaaatagttctagaattataagtccatatactcaccaccttgatttgatcgaagtgttttaatctttttactaaattggttttcaaccttagccttatactctttgaactttttaaaaatttcagacttttggtgcatgaGGTAAATATgtccatacctagaataatcatctacacaactgatgaaatactcataccctcctctcgctctaacatttagaggcccacaaaggtctgagtgaattagctctaagggttctttggctctaagatcttttttagaaaaagatctttttgtcattttaccctcgagatagaactcacaaggtggtaatgaactgtcttctaacttatttagatgaccgttcttaaccaatctctcaatcttgttgagatttatgtgacccaatcTCAAGCGCCAAAGATAGGAAttggagaaattttccttttcttatgaatctcagcagttttaaacatctataTGTTCAATAGGGCTTGAATCCCAATTGattttaacatatacaagttattttctaattttgtagaGCAAATCCGTTTACTTCTTTTATTGAtaaacacttcatcattttcgaaataaactttataattttgttatagcaaacaaaagatagatattagattcattTTCATAGAAATAATGTAATACACATTTTTCatataaatgtacttatctcctataaataacttcatgtCTCCCACTACATTAGCTGAAATAACCTcttggtccctaccttaaagattgttttaccttctgtcaactgtctctaggaacttgtttcctgtgagatagtacaaacatgattagccgcacctgaatcaattttccagattttatcgttttccactaaacatgcttcgataataagtaaatcatatttatcttgttgttcgaattctaCATTATCAtctatataattcaaaattttagatgagttgggagatagagaacaatcctctgttaaaactcttttggtgtaatcaactgctagtaatttgtttgttgattttattttactattatttaatttggaagtgagtattctagaagaattcaACACgctaataaaatttaaataagttctaattagcaaattgtaactaaattcaaaatcaagttttagcaaaaagtaataatatacccataaccattattt
The nucleotide sequence above comes from Benincasa hispida cultivar B227 chromosome 3, ASM972705v1, whole genome shotgun sequence. Encoded proteins:
- the LOC120073112 gene encoding 50S ribosomal protein L4, coding for MAISVSRRLLRSMESLSTFGQCNSLCTMSQSFYNSHEIYGRVNGSSSVFAGCSTLLKAGSFLASRGFCSSILTPESSNAAFPSHLLSAKPVVLEERKIGLLQDLMIPVTNFQNEDKGFMVLAGDVFDVPIRKDIIHRVVRWQLAKRQQGTHSTKTISEVSGTGRKPWNQKGTGRARHGTLRGPQFRGGAAMHGPKPRSHAFKLNKKVRRLGLKIALSARAAEGKLLIFDNLDVTTHKTKNIVKYVNGMENTKKLLLVDGGPIDEKLKLATQNLHYVNVLPSIGLNVYDILLHDTLVMSRDAVERIVTRMHTPISR